Proteins encoded by one window of Streptomyces sp. ALI-76-A:
- a CDS encoding nitrate- and nitrite sensing domain-containing protein, with protein MRAPVQKTRPRRTGKQAASGKGVEQTPGTPHSGTPGTPGVPVVPVGKGRPTHVRTRLILAVAVVAAAVAGAGAPSLITASGQLGDSQDLVVLAEQTQDALALAHSLADERDEVTSYIAAGRPKSKAPSEQRSARVDREVEELRADPEAPASLRADLEDVAAVRRAALTGKSTALEAHNAYSAAITDLHNLAERLAERMPPRAGSGAYALAELDSAVQQAAAARGLLLAALNVPTTTQTVIDPTTGLPATETGSSDADTKQRDALSAAAQQARLRSDAALADFQDVAPAAAKARYDSTVTGPEVNSAEKYLASLTDQPTLSTDELDTGSGKVDAALSARIDAMRGAEAALYDRRVKELVQLRDDDVTALEIRVAALGALVLLAVGIATGLARTLTRPLSVLRRGSARLAGAEDPTAEEPVAFTGRNDEFAQVVRSVNALHAHAAALAERVTTLEADRKHLVGQRQKMADAREQLKAELAESAAQLERMRTSNSTTFVNLALRTLGLVERQLAVIEGLEEREQDPERLATLFKLDHFATVMRRHSENLLVLAGTEHVQQSAGPVPLVDVVRAAVSEIERYERVRIAALPPHAHVVGFAADDLSHLLAELMENATSFSPPDLPVEVSGWLLESGEVMLSVQDEGIGMSADRMSALNARLADFDPETSYDSYGSADDDGAEGLGLGLYVVARLAHRHGVRVRLREQKQGGVAAVVVLPKSLLAAAPSAAVPASSPPVAGGTQTFSLPGADAEVNSNVLSGRDKGEDPLVALAEKAVRGSETAENEEADTRLDETRLDGTRRGADDGGADDGGADDRDADDRGAGGRDGDRRDGGGPSAAESPAETTMELLVPEPQLHETAGTDEPTATADPHPNQRPYANEDPYANQDPPAADHNPPAADHNPPAADHNPHRDPAADPYTIGPDRHERVPDRREEIVPDQRDEVLTGRPENPENPEDREDRDEPDEPVTDKGLPKRTPKITAPAAAPRQRSGSVDAEALRRRLGGFRRGAEAGHRDVEAEIAERTGQHQAPARDAEGTAQAEEATGGTVEEASS; from the coding sequence ATGCGAGCACCGGTGCAGAAGACGCGGCCTCGTCGTACGGGCAAGCAGGCGGCCTCCGGCAAAGGCGTGGAGCAGACACCCGGCACGCCCCACTCCGGAACGCCCGGCACCCCCGGCGTCCCGGTCGTCCCCGTGGGCAAGGGGCGGCCCACCCACGTCCGCACGCGGCTCATTCTCGCCGTCGCCGTGGTGGCCGCCGCCGTGGCCGGGGCCGGCGCTCCCTCCCTGATCACCGCGTCCGGTCAGCTCGGCGACTCCCAGGACCTGGTGGTCCTGGCCGAGCAGACCCAGGACGCGCTCGCTCTCGCCCACTCGCTCGCCGACGAACGCGACGAGGTCACCTCGTACATCGCCGCCGGGCGCCCCAAGTCGAAGGCGCCCTCCGAGCAGCGCAGCGCCCGGGTCGACCGGGAGGTCGAGGAGCTGCGTGCCGACCCGGAGGCGCCCGCCTCGCTCCGCGCCGACCTGGAGGACGTCGCCGCCGTCAGGCGAGCGGCGCTCACCGGCAAGAGCACCGCTCTCGAAGCGCACAACGCCTACTCGGCGGCCATCACCGACCTGCACAATCTCGCCGAGCGGCTGGCCGAGCGGATGCCGCCCCGCGCGGGCTCCGGCGCGTACGCCCTCGCCGAGCTGGACTCCGCCGTCCAGCAGGCCGCCGCCGCCCGAGGACTCCTGCTCGCCGCGCTGAACGTGCCGACGACGACCCAGACCGTCATCGACCCCACGACCGGTCTGCCGGCCACCGAGACCGGCTCCTCGGACGCCGACACCAAGCAGCGCGACGCCCTCAGCGCCGCCGCCCAGCAGGCCCGCCTGCGCTCCGACGCCGCCCTCGCCGACTTCCAGGACGTCGCGCCCGCCGCGGCCAAGGCGCGCTACGACTCCACGGTCACCGGTCCCGAGGTCAACTCCGCCGAGAAGTACCTGGCCTCCCTCACCGACCAGCCGACCCTGAGCACCGACGAGCTCGACACCGGTTCCGGCAAGGTCGACGCCGCCCTCTCCGCCCGGATCGACGCGATGCGCGGTGCGGAGGCCGCCCTCTACGACCGCCGGGTCAAGGAGCTCGTCCAGCTGCGCGACGACGACGTCACCGCCCTGGAGATCCGCGTCGCCGCCCTCGGTGCCCTGGTGCTGCTGGCCGTCGGCATCGCCACCGGTCTGGCCCGCACCCTCACCCGGCCGCTGTCCGTGCTGCGCCGCGGGTCCGCCCGGCTGGCCGGGGCCGAGGACCCCACCGCCGAGGAACCGGTGGCCTTCACCGGCCGCAACGACGAGTTCGCCCAGGTCGTCCGCTCCGTCAACGCCCTGCACGCGCACGCCGCCGCCCTCGCCGAGCGCGTCACGACCCTGGAGGCCGACCGCAAGCACCTGGTCGGCCAGCGGCAGAAGATGGCCGACGCCCGCGAGCAGTTGAAGGCGGAACTCGCCGAGTCCGCCGCCCAGTTGGAGCGAATGCGCACCAGCAACTCCACCACCTTCGTCAACCTCGCACTGCGCACACTCGGCCTGGTGGAGCGGCAACTGGCCGTCATCGAGGGCCTGGAGGAGCGCGAGCAGGACCCCGAGCGGCTCGCCACGCTCTTCAAGCTGGACCACTTCGCCACCGTCATGCGCCGGCACAGCGAGAACCTGCTCGTCCTCGCCGGGACCGAGCACGTCCAGCAGAGCGCCGGTCCGGTCCCGCTGGTCGACGTCGTGCGCGCCGCGGTCAGCGAGATCGAGCGGTACGAGCGGGTGCGCATCGCCGCGCTGCCGCCGCACGCGCACGTGGTCGGCTTCGCCGCCGACGACCTCTCCCACCTGCTCGCCGAACTCATGGAGAACGCCACCTCGTTCTCCCCGCCCGACCTGCCCGTCGAGGTCTCTGGCTGGCTCCTGGAGAGCGGCGAGGTCATGCTCTCCGTCCAGGACGAGGGCATCGGCATGAGCGCCGACCGGATGAGCGCCCTCAACGCCCGCCTCGCCGACTTCGACCCCGAGACGTCGTACGACTCCTACGGCTCGGCGGACGACGACGGCGCGGAGGGGCTCGGTCTCGGCCTGTACGTGGTGGCCCGGCTCGCCCACCGGCACGGCGTGCGGGTGCGGTTGCGCGAGCAGAAGCAGGGGGGTGTCGCCGCGGTCGTCGTCCTGCCGAAGAGCCTGCTGGCCGCCGCGCCGTCCGCCGCCGTTCCGGCGTCGTCGCCGCCGGTCGCCGGCGGCACCCAGACCTTCTCCCTCCCCGGCGCGGACGCCGAGGTCAACTCCAACGTCCTCAGCGGCCGCGACAAGGGCGAGGACCCGCTGGTCGCGCTCGCCGAGAAGGCCGTACGAGGCTCGGAGACGGCCGAGAACGAAGAAGCCGACACCCGGCTGGACGAAACCCGGCTGGACGGGACCCGGCGGGGCGCGGACGACGGAGGCGCGGACGACGGAGGCGCGGACGACCGAGACGCGGACGACCGAGGCGCCGGCGGACGGGACGGGGACCGACGGGACGGGGGCGGACCGTCGGCGGCGGAGTCACCGGCCGAGACCACGATGGAGCTTCTCGTCCCGGAGCCCCAGCTCCACGAGACGGCCGGGACCGACGAGCCGACAGCCACCGCGGACCCGCACCCGAACCAGCGCCCGTACGCGAACGAGGACCCGTACGCGAACCAGGACCCGCCCGCGGCCGACCACAACCCGCCCGCGGCCGACCACAACCCGCCCGCGGCCGACCACAACCCGCACCGGGACCCGGCCGCGGACCCGTACACCATCGGCCCCGACCGCCACGAGCGCGTCCCCGACCGCCGGGAGGAGATCGTCCCCGACCAGCGGGACGAGGTCCTCACCGGCCGACCGGAGAACCCGGAGAACCCGGAGGACCGGGAGGACCGGGACGAGCCGGACGAGCCCGTCACCGACAAGGGCCTCCCCAAGCGCACTCCGAAGATCACCGCCCCGGCCGCCGCCCCGCGTCAGCGGAGCGGGTCCGTCGACGCCGAGGCACTCCGCCGCCGCCTGGGCGGCTTCCGCCGGGGGGCGGAGGCCGGCCACCGCGACGTGGAGGCGGAGATCGCCGAGCGGACGGGGCAGCACCAGGCACCCGCCAGGGATGCCGAAGGAACCGCACAAGCCGAAGAAGCCACGGGGGGCACCGTCGAGGAGGCAAGCAGTTGA
- a CDS encoding roadblock/LC7 domain-containing protein yields the protein MTAPSTFGLSREARNLHFLLTNLVEEVPGIQSVAVVSSDGLLLLSSDPGRNAAAREAREEKPSGPRGSSADLATIVSGIGSLTVGAARLMESGPVRHTMVAMDEGSLFVMSISDGSLLGVHGSADCDMSVVAYHMALFVGRAGHVLTPELRSELRESLESEPTSTGSIR from the coding sequence TTGACCGCGCCCAGCACCTTCGGACTGAGCCGTGAGGCCCGCAATCTTCACTTCCTGCTGACCAATCTCGTCGAGGAGGTGCCGGGCATCCAGTCGGTCGCCGTCGTCTCCTCCGACGGACTGCTCCTGCTCTCCTCCGACCCCGGTCGCAACGCCGCGGCCCGGGAGGCCCGCGAGGAGAAGCCGTCCGGCCCGCGCGGCTCCTCCGCCGACCTCGCGACCATCGTCTCCGGCATCGGCAGCCTCACCGTCGGCGCCGCCAGACTGATGGAGTCCGGCCCGGTGCGGCACACCATGGTCGCGATGGACGAGGGCAGTCTGTTCGTGATGTCGATCAGCGACGGCTCGCTGCTCGGCGTACACGGCTCCGCGGACTGCGACATGAGCGTGGTGGCGTACCACATGGCGCTCTTCGTGGGCCGCGCCGGCCACGTCCTGACACCGGAACTCCGCAGCGAGCTGCGGGAGTCCCTGGAGAGCGAGCCGACGTCGACAGGGAGCATCCGATGA
- a CDS encoding styrene monooxygenase/indole monooxygenase family protein, whose translation MRKILVVGAGQSGLQLALGLQSQGYEVTLMSNRTADEIRSGRVMSTQCMFHTALQHERDLQLNFWESQAPKIEGLGVSVAAPGSHDPGPTQRAIDWVGRLDGYAQSVDQRVKMAGWMETFAQRGGQLVIHGAAVGDLDYFSRTYDLVLVSAGKGELVQMFARDPERSPYREPQRALAVSYVHGLGPRPEHPDHHAVRCNLVPGVGELFVMPTLTTSGRADILFWEGVPGGPLDVFNGVKDPAEHLSLTLELMEKFVPWEYARATKVELTDAGGTLAGRYAPTVRNPVGRLPGGGLVLGVADVVVANDPITGQGSNSASKCAASYLASILEHGEREFDETWMRATFERYWETARHVTRWTNAMLAPPPEHVLNLIGAAGQLPPVADRFANGFDDPADFENFFYDPEKTQAYLESVTGA comes from the coding sequence ATGCGGAAGATACTCGTCGTCGGAGCCGGCCAGTCCGGTCTCCAGCTCGCCCTCGGCCTCCAGTCGCAGGGGTACGAGGTCACCCTGATGTCCAACCGGACGGCGGACGAGATCCGCTCCGGCCGGGTCATGTCGACGCAGTGCATGTTCCACACGGCACTCCAGCACGAGCGCGATCTCCAGCTGAACTTCTGGGAGTCCCAGGCCCCGAAGATCGAAGGACTCGGCGTCTCGGTGGCGGCCCCCGGCTCGCACGACCCCGGTCCCACCCAGCGCGCGATCGACTGGGTGGGCCGGCTCGACGGCTACGCGCAGTCGGTCGACCAGCGGGTGAAGATGGCCGGCTGGATGGAGACGTTCGCCCAGCGGGGCGGCCAACTGGTCATCCACGGCGCCGCGGTCGGCGACCTCGACTACTTCTCCCGTACGTACGACCTGGTGCTGGTGTCGGCGGGCAAGGGCGAACTGGTGCAGATGTTCGCCCGGGACCCCGAGCGGTCCCCCTACCGCGAGCCGCAGCGGGCCCTGGCCGTGTCGTACGTGCACGGGCTGGGCCCGCGACCCGAGCACCCGGACCACCACGCGGTCCGCTGCAACCTCGTCCCGGGCGTGGGCGAGCTGTTCGTCATGCCGACGCTCACCACCTCCGGCCGCGCGGACATCCTCTTCTGGGAGGGCGTACCCGGCGGCCCGCTGGACGTCTTCAACGGCGTCAAGGACCCGGCGGAGCACCTCTCCCTGACCCTGGAACTCATGGAGAAGTTCGTCCCCTGGGAGTACGCGCGGGCCACGAAGGTCGAACTGACCGACGCCGGCGGCACTCTGGCCGGCCGGTACGCCCCCACCGTCCGCAACCCCGTCGGCAGGCTGCCCGGCGGCGGCCTGGTCCTCGGCGTCGCCGACGTGGTCGTCGCGAACGACCCGATCACCGGACAGGGTTCCAACTCGGCGTCCAAGTGCGCCGCTTCCTACCTCGCGTCGATCCTGGAGCACGGGGAGCGGGAGTTCGACGAGACCTGGATGCGGGCGACGTTCGAGCGGTACTGGGAGACGGCCCGCCATGTGACCAGGTGGACGAACGCGATGCTGGCGCCGCCGCCGGAGCACGTGCTGAACCTGATCGGCGCGGCGGGTCAGCTCCCGCCGGTCGCCGACCGGTTCGCCAACGGGTTCGACGATCCGGCCGACTTCGAGAACTTCTTCTACGACCCGGAGAAGACGCAGGCGTACCTGGAGTCGGTGACCGGCGCCTGA
- a CDS encoding ATP/GTP-binding protein, with translation MDSVVSDAARSVVSPFVEAEEDLRSWQTDHTRAPVATKIVVAGGFGVGKTTMVTAASEITPLQTEALMTEASEEHDDLTATPGKLTTTVAMDFGRLTLDDDLVLYLFGTPGQQRFWFMWDDLVRGAIGAVVLADTRRLKDCWPALDYFESCGLPYVVAVNHFDGSELFEPEDVREALTIPAHIPVMIMDARRRISVIETLLCLVGHALDETPE, from the coding sequence GTGGACTCCGTCGTCTCTGACGCCGCTCGTAGCGTCGTCTCCCCGTTCGTCGAGGCCGAGGAGGACCTGAGGTCCTGGCAGACGGACCACACCCGCGCCCCCGTCGCGACGAAGATCGTGGTGGCGGGCGGCTTCGGCGTCGGCAAGACCACGATGGTCACCGCCGCCTCCGAGATCACGCCCCTACAGACCGAGGCGCTGATGACGGAGGCGAGCGAGGAGCACGACGACCTCACCGCCACGCCGGGCAAGCTGACCACCACCGTCGCCATGGACTTCGGCCGCCTCACGCTCGACGACGACCTGGTGCTCTACCTGTTCGGCACGCCGGGCCAGCAGCGGTTCTGGTTCATGTGGGACGACCTGGTGCGCGGCGCGATCGGCGCGGTCGTGCTGGCCGACACCCGCCGGCTGAAGGACTGCTGGCCGGCCCTGGACTACTTCGAGAGCTGCGGACTGCCGTACGTCGTCGCGGTCAACCACTTCGACGGCAGCGAGCTGTTCGAGCCGGAGGACGTGCGGGAGGCGCTCACGATCCCCGCACACATACCTGTCATGATCATGGATGCTCGGCGCAGGATCTCGGTGATCGAGACCCTGCTGTGCCTCGTCGGCCACGCGCTGGACGAGACCCCTGAGTAA
- a CDS encoding DUF742 domain-containing protein, whose translation MSGTPSGASNRLPVRGADRKPARVRPYSLTGGRTRFGHVLLVETFVASTAALEAAEERRELANGSLHTRVMPEMRAIVELCRRMRTVAEIAALLKMPLGVVRVLLSDLADQGKIRVYGTGTGHGTGRPDRALLERVLSGLRRL comes from the coding sequence ATGAGCGGTACGCCGAGCGGTGCGTCGAACAGGCTCCCGGTGCGCGGCGCGGACCGCAAACCCGCCCGGGTGCGCCCCTACTCGCTCACCGGCGGCCGTACCCGCTTCGGACACGTCCTCCTCGTGGAGACGTTCGTGGCGAGCACCGCGGCCCTCGAAGCGGCCGAGGAGCGCAGGGAGCTGGCGAACGGCTCCCTCCACACCCGGGTCATGCCGGAGATGCGGGCCATCGTCGAACTGTGCCGCCGGATGCGGACGGTGGCGGAGATCGCCGCGCTGCTGAAGATGCCACTCGGTGTGGTCCGGGTGCTCCTGAGCGACCTCGCGGACCAGGGAAAGATCCGTGTGTACGGAACAGGAACCGGTCACGGCACGGGCCGGCCGGACCGCGCTCTGCTGGAAAGGGTGCTCAGTGGACTCCGTCGTCTCTGA
- a CDS encoding C40 family peptidase has protein sequence MSGRLLRLACTAATAALAVQAVLGPGLAMAAPEPSEPGERTVTTPRTPETPDPDEPPVTEAERADADSDSDSDSDSDSDSDERTVAELLRQLQRLYQEAEQATEAYNATEERLKRRRAEAGRLDAALVKARLSLHESRGAAGRLARQQYQGSTDISPYVRLLLARDPQRALDEGHLIGQLARERAGTVGRLTSGERRAAELARKARAALDEQLTLTERRKKERDDVRRRLDDVEALLASLTAEQLTALAELERDGTARAQEKLMASGALGEDRKPSEEGDRAVRYAVRQIGKPYEWGAEGPRTYDCSGLTSEAWGHAGTPIPRTSEEQWARLPRIPLTELRPGDLVIYFPEATHVAMYLGQGRVVHAPRPGERVKVSPLASNPVLGAVRPDPEGRPLRRYEPPETPETPGALEPRNG, from the coding sequence GTGTCAGGAAGGCTGCTGCGCCTGGCCTGTACGGCCGCCACGGCGGCGCTCGCCGTACAGGCCGTCCTGGGCCCCGGGCTCGCCATGGCGGCACCGGAGCCGTCCGAGCCCGGCGAACGGACGGTGACGACACCACGGACCCCGGAGACCCCGGACCCGGACGAACCGCCGGTCACGGAAGCGGAACGCGCCGACGCCGACAGCGACAGCGACAGCGACAGCGACAGCGACAGCGACAGCGACGAGCGGACCGTGGCCGAGCTTCTGCGGCAGCTTCAGCGGCTGTACCAGGAGGCCGAACAGGCCACCGAGGCCTACAACGCCACCGAGGAGCGGCTGAAGCGGCGGCGGGCCGAGGCCGGACGGCTGGACGCCGCCCTGGTGAAGGCCCGGCTCTCCCTGCACGAGAGCCGGGGCGCGGCCGGACGGCTGGCCCGTCAGCAGTACCAGGGCAGTACCGACATCTCCCCGTACGTACGGCTGCTGCTCGCCCGCGATCCGCAGCGCGCCCTCGACGAGGGGCACCTGATCGGCCAGTTGGCGCGCGAGCGGGCCGGGACGGTCGGCCGGCTGACGAGCGGCGAGCGCCGGGCCGCCGAGCTGGCGCGCAAGGCCCGCGCCGCCCTCGACGAACAGCTCACCCTCACGGAACGCCGGAAGAAGGAGCGCGACGACGTACGCCGGCGCCTGGACGACGTCGAGGCGCTCCTCGCCTCTCTCACCGCCGAACAGCTCACCGCGCTCGCCGAGCTGGAGCGGGACGGCACGGCGCGGGCCCAGGAGAAGCTCATGGCGTCCGGAGCGCTGGGCGAGGACCGCAAGCCGTCGGAGGAGGGCGACAGGGCCGTGCGGTACGCCGTACGGCAGATCGGCAAGCCGTACGAATGGGGCGCGGAAGGCCCGCGGACGTACGACTGCTCGGGCCTGACCTCCGAGGCCTGGGGGCACGCCGGGACGCCGATCCCCCGGACCAGCGAGGAGCAGTGGGCGCGGCTGCCGAGGATTCCGCTGACGGAGCTGCGCCCGGGCGACCTGGTGATCTACTTCCCCGAGGCCACCCACGTCGCGATGTACCTCGGGCAGGGCAGGGTGGTCCACGCCCCCAGACCCGGCGAGCGCGTGAAGGTGTCCCCGCTCGCGTCCAACCCGGTGCTCGGCGCGGTCCGTCCGGATCCGGAAGGCCGGCCCCTGCGGCGGTACGAGCCGCCGGAGACGCCGGAGACGCCGGGGGCCCTGGAGCCCCGGAACGGCTAG
- a CDS encoding diiron oxygenase translates to MTTLTEADAVDGLRDALGLLKDREQVAQRLLDSSARHSFDPDKELDWDAPFEEGKWFWPPELVSLYDTPMWKRMSEDQRILLSQHEAAALASLGIWFEIILMQLLVRHIYDKAATSAHVRYALTEIEDECRHSRMFARLISHGDTPWYPVSRAHQHLGRLFKTISTTPGSFTATLLGEEVLDWMQRLTFPDERVQTLIRGVTRIHVVEEARHVRYAREELRRQMVTAPRWSQEFTRVTSGEFARVFSVAFVNPEVYTNVGLDRREAMAQVKASGHRREVMQTGAKRLTDFLDDIGVLRGAGRRLWRSSGLLA, encoded by the coding sequence ATGACGACCCTGACGGAAGCCGACGCGGTCGACGGCCTGCGCGACGCGCTCGGCCTGCTCAAGGACCGGGAACAGGTGGCCCAGCGGCTGCTCGACTCCTCCGCCAGGCACTCCTTCGACCCCGACAAGGAACTGGACTGGGACGCGCCCTTCGAGGAGGGCAAGTGGTTCTGGCCGCCGGAGCTGGTGTCGCTGTACGACACGCCGATGTGGAAACGGATGAGCGAGGACCAGCGGATCCTGCTGTCCCAGCACGAGGCCGCGGCGCTCGCCTCGCTCGGCATCTGGTTCGAGATCATCCTGATGCAGCTGCTGGTCCGGCACATCTACGACAAGGCGGCCACGAGCGCGCACGTGCGGTACGCGCTCACCGAGATCGAGGACGAGTGCCGGCACTCCAGGATGTTCGCCCGGCTGATCTCGCACGGCGACACGCCCTGGTACCCGGTGAGCCGGGCCCACCAGCACCTCGGGCGGCTGTTCAAGACGATCTCCACGACCCCCGGCTCCTTCACCGCCACCCTGCTCGGCGAGGAGGTCCTCGACTGGATGCAGCGGCTGACCTTCCCGGACGAGCGGGTGCAGACGCTGATCCGGGGCGTGACCCGGATCCACGTCGTGGAGGAGGCCCGCCATGTGCGGTACGCCCGTGAGGAACTGCGGCGGCAGATGGTGACGGCGCCCCGCTGGTCCCAGGAGTTCACCAGGGTGACGTCCGGGGAGTTCGCCCGCGTTTTCTCCGTGGCATTCGTGAATCCCGAGGTGTACACGAACGTGGGGCTGGACCGGCGGGAGGCGATGGCCCAGGTGAAGGCGAGCGGGCATCGGCGGGAGGTCATGCAGACCGGAGCCAAGCGGCTGACGGACTTCCTGGACGACATCGGTGTGCTGCGGGGGGCCGGACGGCGGCTGTGGAGGTCGTCGGGACTGCTGGCCTGA
- a CDS encoding TetR/AcrR family transcriptional regulator, translated as MTPSAPTPAYRRLSVEERRSQLLDAALTLFAHRAPEEVSLDDVAEAAGVSRPLVYRYFPGGKQQLYEAALRSAAEELRQCFDEPHEGPLLDRLAHALDRYLAFVDQHDAGFSALLQGGSVVETSRTTAIVDGVRRAAAAHILSHLRVTEPGARLRMTVRMWITAVEAASLIWLDEDKQPPVDELRDWLVEQFLAVLSVTARRDAQTSALVEAIVADAGTGAVG; from the coding sequence ATGACCCCCTCCGCGCCCACTCCCGCCTACCGCCGCCTGAGCGTCGAGGAACGCCGCAGTCAGCTGCTCGACGCCGCGCTGACCCTCTTCGCGCACCGGGCACCCGAGGAGGTGTCGCTGGACGACGTGGCGGAGGCGGCCGGGGTCTCGCGGCCCCTGGTCTACCGGTACTTCCCGGGCGGGAAGCAGCAGCTGTACGAGGCCGCCCTCAGGTCCGCCGCCGAGGAACTCCGGCAGTGCTTCGACGAGCCCCACGAGGGCCCCCTCCTGGACCGGCTCGCCCACGCCCTGGACCGCTACCTCGCCTTCGTCGACCAGCACGACGCCGGCTTCAGCGCGCTGCTCCAGGGCGGCAGCGTGGTCGAGACCTCCCGTACGACCGCCATCGTGGACGGCGTCCGGCGGGCCGCCGCCGCGCACATCCTCAGCCATCTGCGGGTCACCGAGCCCGGAGCCCGGCTGCGGATGACCGTCCGCATGTGGATCACGGCGGTCGAGGCGGCCTCGCTCATCTGGCTGGACGAGGACAAGCAGCCGCCCGTCGACGAACTGCGGGACTGGCTCGTGGAACAGTTCCTGGCGGTGCTCTCGGTGACCGCGCGGCGCGACGCGCAGACCTCGGCCCTGGTCGAGGCGATCGTGGCGGACGCCGGCACGGGTGCGGTTGGCTGA